One part of the Paenibacillus antri genome encodes these proteins:
- a CDS encoding Gfo/Idh/MocA family protein: MRTVNVGIIGCGMIANGKHMPCLSKLDNVQMVAFCDLLPERAEEAAKKYGTPEAKVFTDYKDLLAMEEIEVVHVLTPNSSHAAISVDALESGKHVMCEKPMAVTGEEAKAMYEAHLRTGKKLTVGYQNRSNARSQLLKKMIADGELGEIYFAKAVATRRRGVPTWGVFLDKEKQGGGPMIDIGTHSLDLILWLMDNYEPESVVGSVFHKLKHTENAANEWGSWDPNEFEVEDSAFGYVKFKNGATVVIETSWALNIAEGGGNLLCGTKGGADFAKNELRINGERDGSLFLNKIDVNPNNRELFRGEQLTDFEYEAKQWIHSIVNDTEPLVKPEEAMIVTQILEAVYISAETGKTVYFDKE; the protein is encoded by the coding sequence ATGAGAACGGTAAATGTAGGGATTATCGGTTGCGGCATGATTGCGAACGGCAAACATATGCCGTGTTTGTCCAAGCTAGACAATGTGCAGATGGTGGCCTTCTGCGATCTGTTGCCGGAAAGAGCCGAGGAAGCTGCAAAAAAGTACGGTACGCCCGAAGCGAAGGTGTTTACGGATTACAAGGATTTGCTTGCGATGGAAGAGATTGAGGTCGTACATGTGCTGACGCCGAACAGCTCTCACGCGGCGATCTCCGTCGACGCTCTCGAAAGCGGCAAACACGTCATGTGCGAAAAACCGATGGCCGTCACAGGCGAGGAAGCCAAAGCGATGTACGAAGCTCACTTGCGCACAGGCAAAAAGCTAACCGTCGGGTATCAGAATCGTTCCAACGCCAGAAGCCAATTGTTAAAAAAGATGATCGCCGATGGGGAGCTTGGGGAAATCTATTTCGCAAAGGCCGTGGCTACTCGAAGAAGAGGCGTTCCTACCTGGGGCGTGTTTTTGGATAAAGAGAAACAGGGGGGCGGTCCGATGATCGATATCGGCACCCACTCCCTTGATCTAATCTTGTGGTTAATGGACAACTACGAACCGGAGAGCGTCGTCGGCAGTGTCTTCCATAAGCTGAAGCATACCGAAAATGCCGCGAACGAATGGGGTTCCTGGGACCCGAACGAATTCGAGGTAGAAGACTCGGCGTTCGGGTACGTGAAATTTAAAAACGGCGCTACGGTCGTTATCGAAACGAGCTGGGCTCTTAACATCGCGGAAGGCGGCGGCAATCTGCTTTGCGGAACGAAGGGAGGAGCGGATTTCGCTAAAAATGAACTGCGCATCAACGGCGAGAGGGACGGAAGTTTGTTCCTGAATAAAATCGATGTAAATCCGAATAACAGGGAACTATTCCGGGGAGAACAACTGACCGACTTCGAGTATGAAGCCAAACAATGGATTCACAGTATCGTGAACGACACCGAACCCTTAGTTAAACCGGAGGAGGCCATGATTGTTACACAAATATTAGAAGCGGTATACATCTCCGCGGAAACGGGAAAAACCGTTTATTTCGATAAAGAATAA
- a CDS encoding alpha/beta fold hydrolase: MSDIFKQTKAIVFNNHPFHYHLYENEGKETILMLHAAFADHHLFERQIAYFQHKYQLVLIDHPGHGFHNRDVVQITMGDLPEVMHRILSENGIEACHLIGVSLGSLAAQAFADRYPELVRSVTVVGGYSVHKANERALKAQNKLRLKWIVTSLFSISKFRSDIVSKTCRTEEGRELVARGARHFGRASFRAMAGVGTFFIKKTSPVPYPLLIVVGEHDLPYVADSCEEWHRLEPKSRLVSLQGAGHCANADAPEAFNAVVEEFISETYI; the protein is encoded by the coding sequence ATGAGCGACATTTTCAAGCAAACGAAAGCTATCGTTTTCAATAACCATCCCTTCCACTACCATCTATACGAAAACGAAGGCAAAGAAACGATTCTTATGCTCCATGCTGCTTTCGCGGACCACCATCTGTTCGAGCGTCAAATCGCTTATTTTCAACATAAGTATCAACTCGTTCTGATCGACCATCCCGGACACGGCTTTCACAACCGGGACGTCGTGCAGATTACAATGGGGGATTTGCCGGAGGTCATGCACCGGATTTTGTCGGAAAACGGTATCGAAGCGTGCCACCTGATCGGCGTTTCGTTGGGCTCGTTGGCGGCGCAAGCGTTCGCTGACCGTTATCCCGAACTTGTTCGGTCGGTGACCGTCGTCGGAGGCTACTCCGTTCACAAGGCGAATGAGCGGGCGCTCAAGGCGCAAAACAAGCTGCGATTGAAGTGGATCGTAACCAGCTTGTTCTCGATATCGAAATTCCGAAGCGACATCGTGTCCAAAACGTGCCGGACGGAGGAAGGCCGCGAACTCGTCGCGCGAGGGGCGAGACATTTCGGACGCGCGTCTTTCCGGGCGATGGCCGGAGTGGGAACATTTTTCATTAAGAAAACGTCCCCCGTCCCATATCCGCTTCTAATCGTCGTCGGCGAGCACGATTTGCCATATGTGGCTGACTCCTGCGAGGAATGGCATCGTCTGGAACCGAAGTCCCGGCTCGTCAGCCTGCAGGGCGCCGGACACTGTGCGAATGCGGACGCCCCTGAGGCGTTTAACGCAGTCGTTGAGGAATTTATTTCGGAGACATATATTTGA
- a CDS encoding alpha-mannosidase has protein sequence MPYEKVRPETLKSMLRRLEKSIYVPLSDLHVTVWVTPEPVLYAERYSGQKLELRAGDRWGKLWDCGWFHFTGKVPREAAGAKVVLLIDVNGELCIVDHEGIPKQGLTNINSEFDTSLGLPGKRVVHICESSTGEETIDLWADAGCNDLFGQFRSGTLKEAVIAICREQVRQLYYDAEVLVETAEQLPSGSARKEKIYRALSDVSLLLTELTDQRVAEARRILGKELAMRGGDPVLTISAIGHAHIDLAWLWPIRETIRKGARSFATALRMMERYPDYVFGASQPQLYDWMKEYYPKLYSEIKERIKEGRWEPQGAMWVESDTNVPGGESLVRQVLYGKRYFQQEFGHDISTLWMPDVFGYSASLPQILKKSGVTYMMTQKLSWNMYNRHPHHTFFWEGIDGSRVLAHMPPEDTYNSPAAPRSIMKAEKEYLDKNISDRCLMLFGIGDGGGGPGEEHLERLSREKNLLGLAPVVQEPSERFFEKLAEDGERYQSWRGELYLEKHQGTLTSQARNKRFNRKMEKALRELEYASVLAWMANGYPYPSEELERIWKEVLLYQFHDILPGSSIKRVYDESLERYATMLEQVERMIATSYTSVAGSMCLAGQKENSVLIFNSLPWERVEWLKLDEEWLRLRVPPMGFVSGDSNIVSIVNKDATVSEMKVSLRERAAENDLLKVTFGADGGIKSIWDKESEREIVVPGEQANALRIYHDEGDAWDFPSTYRQSGGTPLTMEGLEPIVNGPVAGFLIRYKFGQSSLTQKVVLTAGSRRIDFVTEVDWKESGKMLRTSFPVNVRSDHVNCEIQFGYIQRPTHRNTMWDYAKDEICAHHWIDLSEPDYGVALLNDCKYGHRAENNVLDINLLRSPSYPDPEADRAKHSFIYSLYPHQGDHVQAEVYKRGYELNVPLRTVEASNRSDIGTAPKPAGMDSFLKLDHPNVMVETVKKAEDGEEIIIRLYETAGTRIQTNLHTGFQMSDAWLADLLERRIEQLDIKGQTLNLTFAPFEIVTLRLTALGGVR, from the coding sequence ATGCCCTACGAAAAAGTAAGACCGGAAACATTGAAATCCATGTTAAGGCGTCTGGAGAAGTCCATTTATGTTCCGCTTTCGGATTTACACGTTACCGTCTGGGTGACGCCCGAGCCGGTTCTATACGCCGAGAGGTATTCAGGGCAAAAATTAGAACTTCGTGCAGGAGATCGATGGGGGAAATTATGGGACTGCGGGTGGTTTCATTTCACAGGCAAAGTGCCCAGGGAAGCGGCAGGCGCGAAAGTCGTGTTGCTCATCGATGTGAACGGCGAATTATGCATTGTGGATCATGAAGGCATCCCGAAACAAGGGCTGACAAATATTAATTCGGAGTTTGATACCTCCCTTGGGCTTCCGGGGAAACGCGTCGTACACATTTGCGAGTCGTCAACGGGGGAGGAAACGATCGACCTATGGGCCGATGCCGGCTGCAACGACCTATTCGGGCAGTTCCGAAGCGGAACGTTGAAGGAAGCGGTTATCGCCATTTGCCGGGAACAGGTAAGACAGTTGTACTACGACGCGGAGGTGCTGGTGGAAACCGCCGAACAGCTGCCATCGGGTTCCGCTCGCAAGGAGAAGATATACCGCGCGTTATCCGATGTTTCCCTGTTATTAACGGAGCTGACCGATCAACGAGTAGCGGAAGCGCGCCGAATCCTCGGCAAGGAACTGGCGATGCGCGGAGGCGATCCGGTGTTAACGATCAGTGCCATCGGGCATGCGCACATCGACCTTGCCTGGCTATGGCCGATCCGAGAGACGATTCGCAAAGGAGCGAGATCTTTTGCGACCGCATTGAGAATGATGGAACGTTATCCGGATTATGTGTTCGGCGCAAGCCAGCCCCAACTGTACGACTGGATGAAGGAGTATTATCCGAAACTATACTCGGAGATCAAAGAGAGAATCAAGGAAGGAAGGTGGGAGCCTCAAGGCGCGATGTGGGTTGAATCGGATACCAATGTGCCAGGGGGAGAATCGCTTGTCAGGCAAGTCTTATACGGGAAACGGTATTTTCAACAAGAATTCGGACACGACATCAGTACCTTATGGATGCCTGACGTGTTCGGATACTCCGCTAGCTTACCCCAAATCTTAAAGAAATCCGGCGTTACCTACATGATGACCCAGAAGCTATCCTGGAACATGTACAACCGGCACCCGCATCATACCTTCTTTTGGGAAGGGATCGACGGCTCTAGAGTTCTCGCCCATATGCCGCCGGAAGATACCTACAATAGCCCTGCTGCACCTCGATCCATTATGAAAGCGGAGAAGGAGTATTTGGATAAGAACATCTCCGATCGTTGCCTAATGCTGTTCGGCATCGGCGACGGAGGAGGCGGTCCGGGGGAAGAGCATCTTGAGAGACTGAGTCGAGAGAAAAATCTACTTGGATTAGCTCCCGTCGTACAAGAGCCCTCGGAACGTTTCTTCGAAAAACTTGCCGAAGACGGCGAACGATATCAATCTTGGCGCGGGGAGCTGTATTTGGAGAAACATCAAGGAACCTTAACGAGCCAAGCGCGAAACAAACGTTTCAATCGGAAGATGGAAAAAGCGTTGCGCGAGCTTGAATATGCCTCCGTGCTCGCATGGATGGCAAATGGATATCCGTATCCATCCGAGGAACTGGAGAGAATTTGGAAGGAAGTGCTGCTTTACCAATTTCATGACATCCTTCCAGGGTCCTCGATTAAGCGGGTTTATGACGAGTCATTAGAACGATATGCGACGATGCTCGAACAAGTCGAGCGGATGATCGCAACGAGCTATACATCCGTAGCGGGTTCAATGTGTTTAGCCGGTCAGAAAGAAAATAGCGTCCTAATCTTCAATTCATTGCCATGGGAGCGGGTAGAATGGCTGAAGCTGGACGAAGAATGGCTGCGGCTTCGCGTTCCGCCGATGGGCTTCGTCTCGGGGGATTCCAATATTGTTTCTATCGTAAACAAAGATGCAACAGTATCGGAGATGAAGGTATCACTTCGCGAGCGAGCGGCGGAGAACGACCTGCTTAAAGTGACGTTCGGCGCGGACGGCGGAATCAAGTCCATATGGGACAAGGAATCCGAAAGGGAAATCGTCGTTCCAGGGGAACAAGCCAATGCCCTCCGCATCTACCATGATGAAGGCGACGCTTGGGATTTCCCTTCTACCTATCGACAGTCCGGCGGAACGCCGCTTACGATGGAAGGATTGGAACCTATCGTCAACGGTCCGGTCGCCGGCTTCTTGATCCGGTACAAATTTGGCCAATCCAGTCTGACGCAGAAAGTCGTTCTTACCGCCGGAAGCAGAAGAATCGATTTCGTAACGGAAGTCGATTGGAAGGAATCGGGGAAGATGCTCCGGACATCCTTCCCGGTGAATGTCCGTTCGGATCACGTCAATTGCGAAATCCAGTTCGGATACATCCAGCGGCCGACTCACCGCAATACGATGTGGGATTACGCGAAGGACGAAATTTGCGCCCATCATTGGATCGATCTATCGGAGCCGGACTACGGAGTAGCGCTGCTTAACGATTGCAAATACGGGCACCGCGCAGAAAACAACGTTCTCGATATAAACTTGCTGCGAAGTCCGAGTTATCCGGATCCCGAGGCGGATCGCGCGAAACATTCTTTCATCTATTCGCTTTATCCGCATCAAGGGGACCATGTCCAAGCAGAAGTGTATAAGCGCGGTTATGAATTGAATGTTCCGCTTCGTACCGTCGAAGCATCGAATCGCAGCGACATCGGCACCGCTCCTAAGCCGGCGGGAATGGATTCGTTCCTGAAGCTTGACCACCCGAACGTCATGGTCGAAACCGTGAAGAAGGCGGAGGACGGCGAGGAGATCATCATTAGACTGTATGAAACGGCAGGAACCCGGATCCAAACGAATCTGCATACAGGCTTTCAGATGTCCGATGCATGGCTTGCCGATCTGTTGGAAAGGCGTATCGAACAACTGGATATCAAAGGACAAACGCTGAACCTTACGTTCGCCCCTTTCGAAATAGTGACCCTTAGATTGACTGCTCTAGGAGGTGTTCGGTGA
- a CDS encoding ABC transporter permease, producing the protein MMPRGVIIPGFEQVRRNKKFAKIWYFRHIYLFLLPAIVWFLVFAYYPMYGILIAFKDFKYNLGILGSPWAGFKFFEQFLNDSSFYDVLRNTLSISALKLIFGFPAPLILALMLNGVMHERIKKVFQTISYLPHFVSWVVVVTLMQKILSPNVGLVNDIRYQMGLDPIFFMGMPSLFYPLVVISDIWKGVGWGSIIYLAALTNIDPHLYEAAEIDGAGRWSKLFKITLPCLTPTIGILLIFSLSGILNAGFDQIWLMQSPSTLSVSEILDTYVLKTGLQQGQLAYSTAIGLFKSAISLILIVAVNNISRRVSDVSLW; encoded by the coding sequence ATGATGCCAAGAGGGGTTATCATCCCTGGGTTTGAGCAAGTAAGAAGGAACAAGAAATTCGCAAAGATATGGTATTTCAGGCATATTTACTTATTTTTGCTTCCTGCCATCGTATGGTTTTTAGTTTTTGCTTACTATCCGATGTACGGCATTTTGATCGCGTTCAAAGACTTCAAATATAATCTGGGAATATTGGGGAGCCCGTGGGCAGGTTTTAAATTTTTCGAACAGTTTTTAAACGATTCCAGTTTTTACGATGTACTCCGGAATACGTTGTCCATTAGCGCCCTTAAACTTATTTTCGGATTTCCGGCTCCGCTGATCTTGGCGTTAATGCTGAACGGCGTCATGCACGAAAGAATAAAGAAAGTATTTCAGACCATTTCTTATCTTCCCCACTTCGTTTCATGGGTCGTCGTCGTTACTTTGATGCAAAAAATTCTTTCTCCTAACGTAGGACTCGTCAACGACATTCGTTACCAAATGGGATTGGACCCGATCTTCTTTATGGGGATGCCTTCCTTATTTTATCCGCTGGTCGTCATTTCCGATATTTGGAAAGGAGTAGGCTGGGGTTCGATCATTTATTTGGCCGCGTTGACGAATATCGATCCGCATTTGTACGAAGCTGCGGAAATCGACGGGGCTGGCCGGTGGAGCAAGCTGTTTAAGATCACGCTTCCATGCCTTACGCCAACGATCGGCATTTTGCTGATTTTCTCTCTCAGCGGAATCCTGAACGCGGGCTTCGACCAAATCTGGCTGATGCAATCTCCGTCAACATTAAGCGTCTCGGAAATTTTGGACACTTATGTTTTAAAAACAGGCCTCCAACAGGGGCAATTAGCGTATTCCACGGCAATCGGTTTATTCAAATCCGCGATCTCGTTGATACTCATCGTTGCTGTAAACAATATATCCAGACGCGTGAGCGACGTATCGCTTTGGTAA
- a CDS encoding phytanoyl-CoA dioxygenase family protein, protein MLHPIVSAGEFTDLDRFIFESWGYFVIPNVLSKEEIQQCLDASIRIHEAAGTLGFGQVGRGYETEPAIERLMDHPAVLPKIRGLLGDRFIVQSGWNTKQPARGGMGGWHQDGSGAYDFKKLGYPIPLIQLRASFLLTDQEEPGMGNMEFIPGSHRSSAPLPDSVRAAKSGTPISHVLCATAGSVLVFHNAIWHRTYEHNRDYDRYTMHYIYSPPWVKPSDRFHNDVDFMQRTTPLRRALMGDFTRPDAPFGANYAPPPFEGN, encoded by the coding sequence GTGTTACACCCGATCGTTTCCGCAGGAGAATTCACGGACCTCGATCGATTTATTTTCGAATCGTGGGGTTACTTCGTCATTCCGAATGTGCTGTCGAAAGAGGAGATTCAACAATGTTTAGATGCATCCATCCGAATTCATGAAGCGGCGGGTACCCTCGGATTCGGTCAAGTCGGCAGAGGATACGAGACGGAGCCGGCTATCGAAAGGTTAATGGATCATCCGGCGGTTTTACCGAAGATCAGAGGTTTGCTTGGAGATCGATTCATTGTGCAGTCCGGGTGGAATACGAAGCAACCGGCGCGCGGCGGTATGGGAGGCTGGCATCAAGATGGATCCGGCGCCTACGATTTTAAGAAGTTAGGGTATCCGATACCCCTAATCCAGCTCCGAGCTTCCTTCTTATTAACCGACCAAGAAGAGCCCGGCATGGGGAATATGGAGTTCATTCCAGGCAGTCACCGAAGCAGCGCTCCTCTTCCGGATTCGGTCCGCGCCGCAAAGTCGGGTACGCCGATCAGTCATGTGCTCTGCGCAACTGCAGGGTCGGTTCTGGTGTTCCACAACGCTATATGGCATCGGACGTACGAACATAATCGGGATTACGACCGCTACACCATGCATTACATCTATAGTCCTCCGTGGGTAAAGCCTTCGGACCGTTTCCATAACGATGTCGATTTTATGCAGAGAACTACGCCTCTTCGGAGAGCTTTAATGGGAGACTTTACGAGGCCCGATGCGCCATTCGGAGCCAATTATGCGCCGCCTCCCTTTGAAGGAAACTGA
- a CDS encoding extracellular solute-binding protein produces MKKSSLKNLLGMTLIAVLLFMTACTGSSGTKEAGTGEKGPNESGTANESGAEEIKPVTVTFLSAWNGGGAGFPQDQENNPVAQKIREVTGVTLKLESITTSEVEKLNTIFASGTVPDIVNAPFWSTTGGEGQVIKKAAMEGQLLDLTPYLDKYPNVKRLVTTGIAKDFNEFDLNSPEFEGKSYLIPTETPDGTPESIHNWNYGLFARGDILKALNVKAEDIDTQDELYDLLVKIRDGGFKDIGGKPVIPAGTMWNGWDYGQFLAGWTDYTISDYREVDGKLIHWTQSEDHEARLLYMRKLLTEGLFDLEAFSNTSTTANEKLTTGKLAVFGAQPMLADLQKTLYKTNPEMQYELLGPMKNKSGNIRTQVEKPGRSGFPVLFLSADIKDPDAALRYIDYVNSEEGRLLAHFGIEGTHYTLENGVPKWIPDVKKQFDENPDLKRDAGLNYLPGRFIGAFSPDVAWPKAEDEKTEWEKLEDSFSAKMPIKIIDKVSASYLAREWPKYQEFRDKTSSLNFDEEFKKAFFAASDEEALNMLHNVQEKFRAAGVEEMAEFVAQKAAERDDVGF; encoded by the coding sequence ATGAAGAAGAGCAGTCTGAAAAATCTTCTAGGCATGACACTAATCGCTGTGTTGCTTTTCATGACGGCATGTACGGGATCAAGCGGCACCAAGGAAGCCGGTACGGGGGAGAAGGGACCGAATGAATCGGGTACCGCGAACGAGTCGGGCGCGGAAGAAATCAAGCCGGTAACGGTAACCTTCCTTAGCGCTTGGAACGGCGGCGGAGCCGGTTTCCCGCAGGATCAAGAGAATAACCCCGTAGCCCAGAAAATTCGGGAAGTCACCGGGGTCACGTTAAAGCTGGAATCCATTACGACAAGCGAAGTAGAAAAACTAAACACCATCTTCGCTTCCGGTACGGTTCCGGATATCGTTAACGCGCCTTTCTGGTCTACTACAGGGGGAGAAGGACAAGTCATCAAGAAGGCGGCAATGGAAGGACAGCTTCTGGATTTAACCCCTTATCTCGATAAATATCCGAATGTTAAGAGACTTGTGACGACCGGGATCGCGAAGGATTTCAATGAATTCGATCTCAATAGTCCCGAATTCGAAGGCAAGTCGTATCTCATTCCTACGGAGACCCCGGACGGAACCCCGGAGAGCATTCATAACTGGAATTACGGTCTCTTCGCCAGGGGTGATATCCTGAAAGCCTTAAATGTAAAAGCGGAGGATATCGATACCCAAGATGAGCTATATGATCTATTGGTCAAGATTAGAGACGGCGGCTTCAAAGATATCGGCGGGAAGCCGGTCATCCCGGCCGGAACGATGTGGAATGGATGGGACTACGGCCAATTCCTTGCCGGGTGGACGGATTACACGATTTCGGATTATCGCGAAGTGGACGGAAAGCTGATTCACTGGACGCAATCCGAGGACCATGAAGCTAGGTTGTTATACATGAGAAAGTTATTAACGGAAGGGTTATTCGATCTTGAAGCCTTCAGCAATACGAGTACAACCGCAAACGAAAAGCTTACGACCGGCAAGCTTGCCGTATTCGGAGCTCAACCGATGTTAGCCGATTTGCAAAAAACGCTCTATAAGACGAATCCGGAAATGCAATATGAACTGCTGGGACCGATGAAGAATAAGAGCGGAAATATTCGAACGCAAGTGGAAAAACCCGGCCGTTCCGGTTTCCCTGTCCTGTTCTTAAGCGCCGACATCAAAGATCCCGATGCGGCATTGCGGTACATCGATTACGTCAACAGCGAAGAGGGCCGATTGCTTGCACACTTCGGGATCGAAGGAACGCACTACACGTTGGAGAACGGGGTTCCGAAATGGATTCCCGACGTGAAAAAACAATTCGACGAAAACCCGGATTTGAAACGGGACGCAGGTCTCAATTATCTTCCGGGCCGGTTCATCGGCGCATTCTCCCCTGACGTCGCTTGGCCGAAAGCCGAGGATGAAAAAACAGAGTGGGAAAAGCTGGAGGACAGCTTCTCGGCGAAGATGCCTATTAAAATCATCGACAAAGTCAGCGCCAGCTACCTTGCAAGAGAGTGGCCTAAATATCAGGAATTTAGAGATAAAACCAGCAGCTTGAACTTCGACGAGGAATTTAAGAAAGCATTTTTTGCGGCATCCGACGAAGAAGCTCTTAATATGCTTCATAACGTTCAAGAGAAATTCAGAGCTGCCGGCGTGGAAGAAATGGCGGAGTTCGTGGCTCAAAAAGCTGCGGAAAGAGATGATGTAGGGTTCTAG
- a CDS encoding carbohydrate ABC transporter permease yields MGARRLTPADRIYMSLNYTVLFVFCVTALYPFIYFLALSFNDGYDAMKGGIYLYPRVFTLENYIKAFNNPLILNSFFISISRTLVVTVFSVLLTALLAYALSRKGLPGRKYIVFFFFFTTLFSGGLIPTFILFRQLQILDTFWVLVLPSLYNFFNAIIMKTFFDGIPEGLSESARIDGASELSVFARIVMPLSMPVLATIALFVGVGVWNDWFTGQFFIQNENLQPAATFLNKMISEASFQSMTSSSGNSGSAIQNMTETQMELRGVTPEALRMTFVIIITTPIICVYPFLQKYFVKGVLVGSLKE; encoded by the coding sequence ATGGGTGCGAGAAGGCTGACGCCGGCAGATAGAATATATATGTCGCTTAACTATACGGTGCTGTTTGTATTCTGCGTCACGGCCTTATATCCGTTTATTTATTTTCTAGCCCTTTCGTTCAACGACGGCTATGACGCGATGAAGGGGGGGATCTATCTTTACCCTAGAGTATTTACGTTAGAAAACTATATTAAGGCATTTAATAACCCGTTAATCCTCAACTCGTTTTTTATATCCATTTCCCGCACCTTGGTGGTAACGGTATTTTCCGTGTTATTGACGGCTTTATTAGCCTATGCGCTATCGCGGAAGGGCTTGCCCGGTAGGAAGTATATCGTATTCTTCTTTTTCTTTACCACTTTATTTAGCGGGGGACTGATTCCGACCTTTATCCTGTTCAGGCAATTGCAAATCCTGGATACGTTTTGGGTGCTGGTATTGCCCTCGCTCTATAACTTTTTCAATGCGATCATTATGAAAACGTTCTTCGACGGGATTCCCGAAGGACTATCGGAATCGGCCCGAATCGACGGAGCCAGCGAATTGTCGGTATTTGCAAGAATCGTAATGCCGCTTTCGATGCCGGTGCTCGCTACAATCGCCTTGTTCGTCGGAGTGGGCGTCTGGAACGACTGGTTTACCGGTCAATTTTTCATACAGAATGAAAATCTGCAGCCTGCGGCTACGTTCCTGAACAAGATGATCAGCGAAGCGTCTTTCCAATCGATGACGTCGTCGTCTGGAAATAGCGGATCCGCGATTCAAAACATGACCGAGACGCAAATGGAGCTGCGGGGGGTAACTCCTGAAGCGTTGAGGATGACTTTCGTCATTATTATTACGACTCCGATCATCTGCGTGTATCCGTTCCTTCAGAAGTATTTCGTTAAAGGAGTATTGGTAGGTTCTCTTAAGGAGTAG
- a CDS encoding Gfo/Idh/MocA family protein encodes MLNVAMLSKWHVHAADYARKLQSHGNVKLTAVWDEQPERGSEWAAQLGADFEADLDTLLRREDIDGVVVDAPTSMHADVMVAAAEAGKHIFTEKAMALTVEECDRISAAVRKAGVKFCISFPARTRPHQLFAKQLIDDQTLGDVTLLRIRNGHDGALNNWLPEYWYDEKQAGGGAMMDLGCHPMYLASWMLGKPKRITSMFHYFTNRAVEDNAQCSIEFVNNAVALVETSLVTYRTPSALEIYGTEGTLMISDDSVRVISKKLDLPFNGWISPTQLPKEQPLPIIQWADALLDDKPMPFGLEDGTKLTELLEAAYIAHKENRTVEFK; translated from the coding sequence ATGTTGAACGTTGCGATGTTGAGCAAGTGGCATGTGCATGCTGCCGATTATGCTAGAAAGTTACAATCTCACGGGAATGTGAAGCTCACGGCCGTCTGGGACGAACAGCCGGAACGCGGGAGCGAATGGGCCGCCCAATTGGGAGCGGATTTCGAAGCGGATTTGGATACGCTCTTACGACGGGAAGACATCGATGGAGTCGTGGTAGACGCTCCTACAAGCATGCATGCGGACGTCATGGTCGCTGCCGCCGAAGCCGGCAAACATATTTTTACCGAGAAAGCCATGGCACTTACCGTTGAAGAGTGCGATCGAATTTCCGCAGCGGTACGCAAAGCGGGCGTTAAGTTTTGCATTTCGTTCCCCGCTCGCACAAGGCCGCACCAATTGTTCGCGAAGCAATTGATCGACGACCAAACCTTAGGGGACGTTACGCTATTGCGCATTCGGAACGGCCACGACGGCGCACTGAATAATTGGCTCCCGGAATACTGGTATGACGAGAAGCAAGCCGGCGGCGGCGCGATGATGGATTTGGGCTGTCATCCGATGTACTTAGCGAGTTGGATGTTGGGGAAGCCGAAGCGAATCACTTCCATGTTTCATTATTTCACGAATCGAGCAGTCGAAGATAATGCGCAGTGTTCTATTGAGTTCGTAAATAACGCGGTCGCGTTGGTGGAAACAAGCCTGGTTACCTACAGAACTCCTTCCGCTCTTGAGATTTACGGCACGGAAGGTACCTTGATGATCTCGGATGATTCGGTTCGCGTCATCTCGAAGAAGCTCGATCTCCCTTTCAACGGATGGATTTCACCCACTCAACTCCCTAAAGAGCAGCCGCTTCCGATCATCCAATGGGCGGATGCATTACTCGACGACAAGCCGATGCCCTTCGGATTGGAAGATGGAACGAAATTGACGGAGCTGTTGGAAGCGGCATACATCGCTCATAAGGAAAACCGGACGGTAGAGTTCAAATAA